ACAAGTCGGTATTAAATCCGCAGCAGTTTGGTCATTTGCCCTCTTAATAGCGCGCAAAATCTTAAGTTCTTCTTCAACCTGAAGACCATAACCACTTTTAACTTCGATAGTTGTAATACCTTGCCGAAATAAAAAACCGGAACGATCGATAGTCAGTTGTACCAGTTCATCTTCAGCACTGGCTCTTGTCTGGGATACCGTACTCCAAATTCCCCCGCCGGATTCCGCAATTTCCAGATAGGAAGAACCTGCGTTACGAAGCGCAAAATCATTTGCCCGCTGCCCTGCATAGCTAATGTGGGTATGGCAATCCACGAAGCCTGGTAAAGCAACCTGATCACCGTCAAGATGAATAATGGCAGCTCTTTCCTGCCATTGTTGACATAAAAGGTTAAAATCAGCTATCTCTTGAATGATTTCTCCTTCAATCAAAATGCCAGCATGATCAATGATCTGTAATTCGTTATCCTTTATAGCACCTTTCAATGAAATATGATCCATTGTCAATAATTGCCTGAAAGGACCTATAAGTTTTAAATCTTTTTCCATGATATGCCAATCTAAAATGTATCAAAACGTTCTACCAACGCGGTCTCAACATCTTGCTGCGGATTAGTCTGCTGACGTAGGGTAATCAGTTCACCCGATTTGACCAATTCCAATGCATTCGTTAACAAAGCTTCCATTGGCTGATCGGATTCAATATGTGGAATAAACTGCCGTATGCGTTCATGAACCGCTTCCAATGCCGGAGTAGACCGCAGCGGGTGATGATAATCCTTCGCCTGTGCTGCGCATAACAATTCAATACTTAGTATTTTATCCACATTGTCGATCACCTGTAGTAACTTTCTACCCGAAATGGAACCCATACTCACATGATCTTCTTGTCCCAGTGATGTTGGGATACTATCCGCACTTGCTGGAAAACACAAACCCTTATTCTCACTTGCAATAGCAGCCGTACTATATTGGAGAATCATAAAACCAGAATTAAGTCCTGTCGATTTCATCAACAACTTAGGCACCCCATTGGTTTGCCCCTCCAGGGATAAATACACCCTCCGATCTGATATATTACCTATTTCCGATACGGCAAGTGTCGCATAATCCAAAGGCAAAGCAATGGACTGTCCATGGAAACTGCCGCCACTGATCGTTAATTCATCGTTTATAATAACAGGATTATCTGTTACCGAGTTGATTTCAACCTCGATCGTGTCCTTTAAGTGAAGCCATGCATTACGTGAAGCGCCATGCACCTGTGGGATACAACGTAAAGAATACGGATCCTGAACACGCGAACAATCTTTATGACTTTCTAAAATAGCTGACCCATAAAGTAAGGAATGGATATTTGAAGCAACATAGCGATTGCCAGCATGTGGACGCAGTTGATGTAATTCGGAAAAGAAAGGTTTAATGGATCCATTCAGCCCTTCGATCATCAACGCAGCAATAATATCCGCATTTTGAAGTACTCTGTTGAACTCGCTAACAGCTTTCACACCATGAGCAGCCATAAACTGTGTCCCATTGATCAAGGCCAATCCCTCCTTAGCACCTAATTGAACAGGCTTAAGACCATGTTGCGCTAAAATATCCGCCGTTGTATAAATCTCACCCTTGACATTCACTTTGCCAAGCCCAATCAGGGGTAGGAAAAGATGGGACAATGGTGCCAGGTCCCCCGAAGCACCAACTGAACCTTGTTTGGGTACAACAGGAATAACATCCTGCTCGATATGCCATATTATACGTTCCAATGTACTGTACTGAACACCCGAAAAGCCCTTGGCCAATGCATGAACTTTCAATATAAGCATCACTTTGGCCAAATCATTTGCAATGGGCTCGCCCATCCCTACAGCATGGCTCTTCAGGATATTCTCCTGCAGCACCTGCGTCTGATCTGCATCAATCAGTGTCGTACAAAGCGGACCAAAGCCGGTATTGATACCATAAACCACCTGTCCCCGTTCGACAATCTGGCGTACATAGGCTGCACTCTGATCGATAGCTGCCTTCACTTCTGCTGAGATCTCCCCTTTAACCTCCCCTTTTGCTATTGCCAAGGCAATGGAACTGGTTAAATGTCCACTACCGTATAAAAATTTTTCCATTGTTATAAAGCTTTTATCAAATTTAGCCGCTATATTTAATAATTAGAAATACCATTTTTATCATCAATTGATAACCATGAATTATCAAATAGAACTTAGACATCTTCTTTATTTTAAAGTATTAGCCGAAGAGCTCCATTTCAGGAAAGCTGCTGAACGGCTTTTCATTGCCCAGCCGGGTCTGAGTCGACAGATCAAGCAACTGGAGGAAAACTATCATGTAACGCTGTTTGAGCGCAATAAAAGAAATGTCTCCTTAACGGAGGCCGGAGGTTATCTCTTTGACGAGGTGAAAGAACTGTTTAGGCATCTAGATCAGATTGACACGCAGCT
The window above is part of the Sphingobacterium sp. ML3W genome. Proteins encoded here:
- the hutH gene encoding histidine ammonia-lyase; this encodes MEKFLYGSGHLTSSIALAIAKGEVKGEISAEVKAAIDQSAAYVRQIVERGQVVYGINTGFGPLCTTLIDADQTQVLQENILKSHAVGMGEPIANDLAKVMLILKVHALAKGFSGVQYSTLERIIWHIEQDVIPVVPKQGSVGASGDLAPLSHLFLPLIGLGKVNVKGEIYTTADILAQHGLKPVQLGAKEGLALINGTQFMAAHGVKAVSEFNRVLQNADIIAALMIEGLNGSIKPFFSELHQLRPHAGNRYVASNIHSLLYGSAILESHKDCSRVQDPYSLRCIPQVHGASRNAWLHLKDTIEVEINSVTDNPVIINDELTISGGSFHGQSIALPLDYATLAVSEIGNISDRRVYLSLEGQTNGVPKLLMKSTGLNSGFMILQYSTAAIASENKGLCFPASADSIPTSLGQEDHVSMGSISGRKLLQVIDNVDKILSIELLCAAQAKDYHHPLRSTPALEAVHERIRQFIPHIESDQPMEALLTNALELVKSGELITLRQQTNPQQDVETALVERFDTF